Proteins encoded together in one Synechococcales cyanobacterium T60_A2020_003 window:
- a CDS encoding NAD(P)H-hydrate dehydratase produces MNIRQERSPLDTYAVSAEQMTEIESRIFAAGMPVEALMEKVAGKIVRRVRQVYSRRRFRRVGVLVGPGHNGGDALVVARELHHAGYAVITYQPFQKTKPLTAQHAQYAAHLGIESTGAIAPILECDLIIDGLFGFGLTRALEGEIAEAVEAVNTLDVPVVSIDIPSGLHTDTGEVLGTAVCATHTLCLGLWKLAFLQDNALDYGGQAELIDFDIPLSDIQAMLGDRPSRVRITPETAIAPLQAPLSPTTHKYKQGHGLLIAGSRPYRGAAVLAGLGARGSGVGMLSIAVPESLREQVSSQVPEALVIGCAETATGAIAQLPDTLNLQNYDAIACGPGLTLAAEPIVRQVLKTDRPLLLDADGLNALAQMGAIETLRDRPFPTVLTPHWGEFRRLFPEIATAGDRLMMVEQAAIASGATVILKGAKTAIAHQYLDGNSQVWINPDSTPALGRGGSGDVLTGLLGGLLAQLLRQGWTVEAIAQTAVWWHAQAGILAAGERTERGVDAWTLTQYLMPALAEAIS; encoded by the coding sequence ATGAATATCCGGCAGGAGCGATCGCCCCTTGATACCTATGCCGTGTCTGCTGAGCAGATGACTGAGATTGAGTCGCGGATTTTTGCGGCAGGGATGCCCGTCGAAGCGCTGATGGAAAAGGTGGCGGGTAAGATTGTGCGGCGGGTGCGTCAGGTCTATTCTCGTCGTCGGTTTCGGCGGGTGGGGGTGCTAGTGGGGCCAGGGCATAACGGTGGCGATGCGCTGGTAGTAGCGCGGGAGTTGCACCACGCGGGTTATGCGGTCATCACCTATCAGCCGTTCCAGAAAACAAAGCCCCTTACTGCTCAGCACGCTCAGTATGCCGCTCACTTAGGTATTGAATCGACTGGGGCGATCGCGCCAATTTTAGAGTGCGATCTGATCATTGATGGGCTATTTGGCTTTGGGTTGACCCGTGCCCTCGAAGGCGAGATTGCCGAGGCGGTAGAAGCGGTGAATACGCTGGATGTGCCCGTGGTGAGTATTGATATTCCGTCGGGGTTGCACACGGATACAGGCGAGGTTTTGGGGACAGCCGTTTGCGCGACCCACACCCTCTGTTTGGGACTGTGGAAGCTGGCCTTTTTGCAGGATAATGCCCTGGACTATGGGGGGCAGGCGGAACTGATTGATTTTGATATTCCCCTATCCGACATTCAGGCTATGCTGGGCGATCGCCCTTCGCGAGTCCGCATCACTCCAGAAACGGCGATCGCGCCTTTACAAGCTCCCCTTTCTCCCACAACCCACAAATATAAACAGGGACATGGGCTGCTGATTGCTGGATCGCGACCGTATCGAGGAGCAGCGGTCTTAGCTGGCCTTGGTGCGCGGGGCAGTGGTGTGGGGATGCTCTCTATCGCCGTGCCAGAGTCGCTGAGGGAGCAGGTAAGTTCCCAAGTGCCCGAAGCGTTAGTCATTGGGTGTGCCGAAACAGCGACGGGAGCGATCGCCCAGCTTCCAGACACCCTTAATCTCCAAAACTACGATGCGATCGCCTGTGGGCCAGGATTGACCCTCGCAGCAGAACCGATTGTGCGGCAGGTGTTGAAAACCGATCGCCCCTTACTGCTCGATGCCGATGGGTTGAATGCGCTGGCGCAGATGGGAGCTATAGAAACATTGCGCGATCGCCCTTTCCCAACCGTTTTAACGCCCCATTGGGGGGAGTTCAGACGGCTCTTTCCGGAGATTGCTACAGCGGGCGATCGCCTGATGATGGTGGAGCAAGCGGCGATCGCCAGTGGGGCAACGGTGATTTTGAAAGGTGCAAAAACGGCGATCGCTCATCAATATCTCGATGGAAATAGCCAGGTGTGGATTAATCCCGACAGTACGCCTGCCCTGGGTCGGGGTGGCAGTGGTGATGTGTTAACTGGACTGTTGGGTGGTTTACTAGCCCAATTACTGCGTCAGGGATGGACGGTGGAGGCGATCGCCCAAACGGCGGTATGGTGGCACGCCCAGGCGGGAATATTGGCGGCAGGGGAACGCACGGAACGGGGTGTGGATGCGTGGACGTTGACCCAATATTTGATGCCAGCGTTGGCTGAGGCGATTTCCTAG